The proteins below come from a single Deltaproteobacteria bacterium genomic window:
- a CDS encoding insulinase family protein, whose product MCFPGKKTLVPLVFIMLLLFPFPGQAVGPVKYDLANGLEVILIENHRAPVTSLLVWVKVGSALEKPDEIGLAHLMEHMLFKGTATRGPGVIAQEVEAAGGNINAYTSLDQTVYYIDIASRFTERALSVLADMVFNPAMDPKEFKREKEVVIEEINRSLDIPTRRLINALFTKAYQVHPYGRPIIGFPDTVQSITRETALKFHERWYRPENIILVVVGDFKTDEIKARIEEVFGRVSAGKAMAEETPLEPVQDQTRATVLRENVEQARLDLAFHIPGIKDIDIKALDLLAIIVGQGRTARLYQEVKRNKELIHEVYAAAYTPKDPGLFFIDASLSPGQVLPGLKAMLHEIFSLSNTMVQPEELARAKLKIKADFIDERATMSGEARTAAIFQALLGDFKAKDKYLAEIEQVTRTDLREAALKYLQPENLTVGVIIPKEALKELDESQILNTVAQAASLKRADEVKKYILPSGATLLIKADHSLPLVAIRIAFLGGLRFENPPHHGLNNFLAEVWDKGTRRLGPEELAQAVEDMAGSITAFSGRNSFGLEAEFLSQFLEPGLDLLVEVLRRPALTPSEVEKARPSILAAIKRQADQLPHRTFNLFAKTIYGEHPYAANILGTSESVRLISAETLRAYYEKWAVPSNMVMAVVGDVEPDRIKLRLEKLLGDWEGGAFKPPVIKPPLALEDLRTAREEIQRAQAHLFLGFLTPGLKSEDRYALDVLDRVLSSQGGRLFIELRDKQSLAYTVSSLFRPGLDTGAFAFYIAFAPSKYEQVKAGLRRLILDLRQEPISPEELNRAKENILGTFEIGLQRNGQLAMDIALNELYDLGYDYRYRYVDGIGAVTAQAVLDVARRYLDLNKAAAATVGPVEEWNLPPE is encoded by the coding sequence ATGTGCTTTCCCGGGAAAAAGACCCTGGTTCCTTTGGTCTTCATCATGCTGCTTCTCTTCCCCTTCCCTGGCCAGGCGGTTGGACCGGTGAAGTACGATCTGGCCAACGGCCTGGAAGTCATCTTGATTGAAAATCACCGCGCGCCGGTTACTTCCCTGCTGGTGTGGGTCAAGGTAGGCAGCGCCCTGGAAAAGCCGGACGAGATCGGCCTGGCCCATCTAATGGAACACATGCTGTTCAAGGGAACCGCCACCAGGGGGCCGGGAGTTATCGCCCAGGAAGTCGAGGCTGCGGGCGGCAATATCAATGCCTACACCTCGCTTGACCAGACCGTTTACTACATTGACATTGCCAGCCGTTTTACCGAGCGGGCTCTGAGCGTTCTGGCCGACATGGTCTTTAATCCGGCCATGGACCCGAAGGAGTTCAAACGGGAGAAGGAGGTCGTGATTGAGGAAATCAACCGCAGCCTGGACATCCCTACCAGGCGGCTCATCAACGCCCTCTTTACCAAGGCCTACCAGGTCCACCCTTATGGTCGGCCGATCATTGGATTTCCAGATACGGTTCAATCTATTACCCGCGAGACAGCCTTGAAATTTCACGAGCGCTGGTATCGGCCCGAGAATATTATCCTGGTTGTAGTCGGTGATTTTAAGACGGATGAAATCAAGGCCAGGATCGAAGAGGTCTTTGGCCGGGTGTCGGCAGGAAAGGCGATGGCAGAGGAAACGCCGCTGGAGCCGGTTCAGGATCAGACCAGGGCGACTGTGTTGCGCGAAAATGTTGAGCAGGCTCGGCTGGATTTGGCCTTTCATATTCCGGGGATAAAGGATATTGACATCAAGGCGCTGGACCTTTTAGCCATTATTGTTGGCCAGGGCCGAACCGCCCGGCTCTATCAGGAAGTTAAAAGAAACAAGGAACTCATCCATGAGGTCTATGCCGCGGCTTACACTCCCAAGGACCCAGGGCTCTTTTTCATTGACGCCTCCCTCTCTCCCGGCCAGGTTTTACCAGGCCTGAAGGCCATGCTTCATGAAATTTTTTCCCTGTCCAATACCATGGTTCAACCCGAAGAACTGGCGCGAGCCAAGCTCAAGATCAAGGCCGACTTTATTGACGAAAGGGCGACCATGAGCGGCGAGGCCAGAACGGCCGCCATTTTCCAGGCCCTGCTCGGCGACTTTAAGGCCAAGGATAAATACTTGGCTGAAATCGAGCAGGTCACGCGCACCGATTTGAGAGAGGCGGCGCTTAAGTACCTACAGCCGGAAAACTTAACCGTGGGCGTTATTATCCCGAAAGAGGCGTTAAAAGAGCTTGACGAATCACAAATACTTAACACCGTGGCCCAGGCCGCCTCTTTAAAGCGCGCCGATGAAGTCAAAAAATATATCCTGCCCAGCGGGGCCACCCTCCTAATCAAGGCTGATCACTCCCTGCCTCTGGTTGCGATCCGTATCGCCTTTTTAGGCGGCCTGCGTTTCGAGAACCCGCCACATCACGGGCTTAACAATTTTCTGGCCGAAGTCTGGGACAAAGGAACCAGGCGGCTTGGACCCGAAGAACTGGCCCAGGCTGTGGAGGACATGGCTGGCAGTATCACCGCCTTTTCCGGCCGTAACTCCTTCGGGCTTGAAGCGGAGTTCTTGAGCCAGTTTCTGGAGCCTGGCCTGGACCTTCTCGTCGAAGTCCTGCGCCGTCCGGCCCTGACTCCTTCCGAGGTTGAAAAGGCCCGGCCCAGCATCCTGGCCGCCATCAAACGCCAGGCAGACCAATTGCCTCATCGCACCTTCAATTTATTCGCAAAGACCATCTACGGCGAACACCCCTATGCCGCCAATATCCTGGGTACCTCCGAATCTGTCCGTCTTATTTCCGCCGAAACCCTGAGGGCCTATTATGAGAAATGGGCCGTGCCTTCCAATATGGTCATGGCCGTGGTCGGGGACGTGGAACCGGACCGCATCAAGTTGCGGCTGGAAAAGCTGTTGGGGGACTGGGAAGGAGGCGCCTTTAAGCCTCCAGTCATCAAGCCGCCCTTGGCTCTGGAAGACCTGCGCACGGCTCGTGAGGAGATCCAGCGGGCCCAAGCCCACCTCTTCCTCGGCTTCCTGACGCCGGGCCTTAAGAGCGAGGATCGTTACGCCCTGGATGTCCTTGACAGGGTTCTTTCCAGCCAGGGAGGCCGCCTTTTCATTGAACTTCGCGACAAACAGAGTCTGGCTTATACCGTCAGTTCGCTGTTTCGCCCTGGTCTGGACACCGGCGCCTTTGCCTTTTATATTGCCTTCGCTCCCTCGAAGTACGAACAGGTCAAGGCAGGTTTGCGCAGGCTTATTCTGGACCTGCGCCAGGAACCCATCAGCCCTGAGGAACTCAACCGGGCCAAGGAAAATATCCTGGGCACATTTGAAATCGGTCTCCAGCGCAACGGCCAGCTAGCCATGGATATCGCATTAAACGAGCTTTACGATCTGGGTTATGACTACCGCTACCGCTACGTTGACGGTATCGGCGCCGTAACTGCTCAAGCCGTCCTTGATGTGGCCCGCCGCTACCTGGACCTGAACAAAGCAGCCGCAGCCACGGTGGGGCCGGTGGAAGAATGGAACCTGCCTCCTGAATGA
- a CDS encoding CoA transferase encodes MAGLPLEGIRILDHTIAWAGPQGSVILADLGAEVIKIEALFRFDGMRYHGVRFGMSDMFWEKAPWFIQINHNKLGITLDLSEEKGKELYLKLVKISDVVFNNFTPRVMPNLGLSYEELLKVKPDIIMVSMPGYGCTGSYKNAPAFGDCINAFCGLDEITGYEDSPPMRPGIAYGDPAGGFAAALAVLSALHFRQKTGQGQFVDVSHFEAATKCMDWTLDCAMNGRVRSRVGNRDDYAAPQGCYPCKGDDKWAVISITSDEEWKKFSKLTGHPEWSQDPCFATAHGRRQHHQELDRLIAIWTSALDRYEVMDLLQKAGLAGAPVLYPGELLEDQHFKSRGFFENVDHPHAGTRQLPGMVAKMSDSDLRIRFPAPLLGQHNEYAYKELLGLTDQEMADLTEAGIIGTEPTFADDRLSATDMDMITKETDK; translated from the coding sequence ATGGCTGGCTTACCCTTGGAAGGTATTAGAATTTTAGACCACACCATCGCCTGGGCTGGCCCTCAAGGTTCCGTCATTCTGGCGGACCTGGGGGCGGAGGTCATAAAAATCGAGGCCCTGTTCAGGTTCGACGGCATGAGATACCATGGCGTCAGATTCGGGATGAGTGATATGTTCTGGGAGAAAGCGCCCTGGTTCATACAGATCAACCACAACAAACTGGGTATTACTCTTGATCTGAGCGAGGAAAAAGGCAAAGAACTTTACCTCAAACTCGTCAAAATAAGCGACGTTGTTTTTAATAATTTTACCCCGCGCGTCATGCCCAACCTGGGCTTGAGCTATGAAGAGCTTCTCAAGGTCAAGCCTGATATCATTATGGTTTCCATGCCCGGTTACGGCTGCACCGGCTCCTATAAAAACGCCCCCGCCTTTGGCGACTGCATTAACGCCTTTTGCGGCCTGGACGAAATAACCGGATATGAAGACAGCCCGCCCATGAGGCCGGGGATTGCTTACGGCGATCCGGCCGGCGGTTTTGCCGCGGCCCTGGCCGTTCTGTCTGCTTTGCATTTTCGCCAGAAAACCGGCCAGGGTCAGTTTGTAGATGTTTCTCATTTTGAGGCGGCCACCAAATGCATGGACTGGACTCTTGACTGCGCCATGAACGGGCGGGTCAGGAGCCGCGTGGGCAACAGGGACGATTATGCCGCTCCCCAGGGATGTTATCCATGCAAGGGTGATGATAAGTGGGCGGTCATAAGTATTACCAGTGATGAAGAATGGAAAAAATTCAGCAAGCTGACAGGCCATCCTGAATGGTCTCAAGACCCTTGTTTCGCAACTGCACACGGCCGGAGGCAACATCACCAGGAGCTGGACAGGCTCATCGCAATCTGGACTTCTGCACTTGATCGTTACGAAGTCATGGATTTGCTCCAGAAGGCCGGTCTGGCCGGCGCGCCGGTGCTTTACCCGGGCGAATTGCTTGAAGATCAGCATTTTAAAAGCCGGGGTTTTTTTGAAAATGTGGATCATCCTCATGCCGGGACCCGCCAGTTACCGGGGATGGTCGCCAAGATGTCTGATTCCGATCTCAGGATCAGGTTTCCGGCGCCCCTTTTAGGCCAGCACAATGAATACGCTTATAAAGAACTCCTGGGTTTGACTGACCAGGAGATGGCTGACCTGACTGAGGCAGGCATTATTGGCACTGAGCCCACCTTTGCTGATGATAGGCTGTCAGCCACGGACATGGATATGATTACAAAAGAAACCGATAAATAG